From the genome of Papaver somniferum cultivar HN1 chromosome 2, ASM357369v1, whole genome shotgun sequence, one region includes:
- the LOC113351147 gene encoding uncharacterized protein LOC113351147, producing the protein MLIQSHPIDQDLARREIDYVAEYVKLAKYEESSLKQQSGVKWLNFGDSNTSFFHNSLKERRSRNNILFLYNNENVKVSEDKDIANECVFYYSHLFGSDLEDNGNDDFLSLRARWFFKPFFKTIWSIVGDDLVAAVQNFFTKSKLLKEVNSTFITLTAKNKNPSVVSDYMPISCCNVIYKCITKIISLRMKKILGGLISQNQSAFISGRSIQDNIMLAHELVRNYHRSTGSPRCALKIDLRKAYDTFFWSLKRTETRLSNFSIFVCACNGDVKCYSSQTGADAKFWFPPKVQAYKLTHLCFADDIMLFLKGTSSAASSIKNALNEFSLCTGLELNNQKTSLFYSAIENDILQQIINILDCSMGELPKRFLWSGAEMKKSYNPICWTYLSHAYEEGVLGVKSLEYTNVAANLRHIWDLKSGKETIWTNWVKSNLIKHHYFWTMHVPQDFSWCWRRILEHKDLAKKHIGILLGDGNNTRFLHDNWHSKGRLVDWVDSNTLETIGATHTTKVAEFISNENWNLPSYIEDNVQDMVQQITTADFNIHESDQYFWKSSITGQFSMKHTYLAISDHLRSLPWNCLVWFKKHIPVHSFIACLALHRRLKTRSKLLSWGVISDASCVLCGEEGETGHDSVDIIKRLVLNGFIYHILRERNNRIFRSSFNSQDQVSLLIFQDVRFEMSTSICMEEDNVHLRWFMSRWRINFLFIQPDIIECTWLAPANDKIIINTNGSKSDDAGSFGAILRDHNAEVLSAASGDSPPISVLAHERHGVELGLKMAIKFDKLRVHIDEY; encoded by the exons ATGCTTATTCAGTCTCATCCTATTGATCAAGATCTTGCTAGAAGAGAAATAGATTATGTTGCTGAGTATGTAAAGCTAGCAAAGTATGAGGAATCTTCTCTTAAACAACAATCTGGAGTTAAATGGTTAAATTTTGGAGATTCCAATACTTCTTTTTTCCATAATTCTCTCAAAGAAAGAAGATCTAGGAATAACATTTTATTTCTCTATAATAATGAAAACGTTAAAGTCTCTGAGGACAAGGATATTGCAAATGAATGTGTTTTTTATTATTCTCATCTATTTGGTAGTGACCTTGAGGATAATGGAAATGATGATTTCTTAAGTTTAAG GGCCAGATGGTTTTTCAAGCCATTTTTCAAGACTATCTGGTCCATTGTTGGTGATGATTTGGTTGCAGCTGTTCAAAATTTTTTCACTAAATCTAAGCTCTTAAAGGAAGTTAATAGCACATTTATCACTTTAACTGCAAAGAATAAGAATCCTTCAGTTGTTTCAGATTACATGCCAATATCTTGTTGTAATGTTATCTACAAGTGCATTACTAAAATTATTTCTCTTAGAATGAAGAAGATCTTAGGGGGTCTTATTAGCCAGAACCAATCAGCTTTTATTTCTGGTAGAAGTATTCAAGATAACATTATGTTGGCTCATGAATTGGTTAGGAACTATCACAGATCAACAGGGTCTCCTAGATGTGCTCTAAAAATAGACTTGAGAAAGGCTTATGACACT TTTTTTTGGAGCTTAAAGAGGACTGAGACAAGGTTGTCCAATTTCTCAATATTTGTTTGTGCTTGCAATGGAGATGTTAAGTGCTACTCTTCTCAAACAGGTGCAGATGCAAAATTTTGGTTTCCACCCAAGGTGCAAGCTTACAAGCTCACACACTTgtgttttgctgatgatattatgttgTTCTTGAAAGGTACTTCTTCAGCTGCTTCTAGTATTAAGAATGCTTTGAATGAGTTTAGTTTATGTACTGGTCTTGAATTGAATAATCAAAAAACTTCCTTATTTTATTCTGCTATTGAAAATGACATCTTACAACAAATTATTAATATTCTAGATTGCTCTATGGGGGAACTACCT AAAAGATTTCTATGGTCTGGTGCTGAAATGAAAAAGAGCTATAATCCAATCTGTTGGACATATTTGTCTCATGCTTATGAGGAAGGTGTCCTTGGAGTTAAAAGTTTGGAGTATACAAATGTTGCTGCTAACCTTAGGCACATCTGGGATCTAAAATCTGGGAAAGAGACTATATGGACTAATTGGGTCAAAAGCAATCTTATTAAACACCATTATTTCTGGACAATGCATGTCCCTCAGGATTTTTCTTGGTGTTGGAGAAGAATTTTGGAGCATAAAGACTTAGCAAAGAAGCATATCGGTATTCTGTTAGGTGATGGAAATAATACTAGATTCTTACATGATAACTGGCACTCAAAAGGAAGATTAGTGGACTGGGTGGACTCAAATACTTTGGAGACTATTGGTGCTACTCATACTACTAAAGTTGCTGAGTTTATTTCAAATGAGAATTGGAATTTACCTTCTTACATAGAAGACAATGTTCAAGATATGGTGCAGCAAATTACTACTGCAGACTTTAACATTCATGAAAGTGATCAATATTTTTGGAAGTCTAGCATTACAGGTCAGTTTTCTATGAAACATACATACCTAGCTATTTCTGATCATTTACGCTCCCTTCCCTGGAATTGTCTTGTTTGGTTTAAAAAGCACATCCCCGTACATTCCTTCATTGCCTGTCTTGCTCTTCATAGAAGACTCAAAACTAGAAGTAAATTGCTTAGTTGGGGTGTTATTTCTGATGCTTCATGTGTTTTATGTGGAGAAGAGGGGGAGACAG GTCATGACAGTGTTGATATCATCAAAAGACTGGTTCTTAATGGTTTTATCTACCACATTTTGAGAGAAAGAAATAATAGAATCTTTAGATCTTCTTTTAATTCTCAGGACCAAGTTAGTCTTCTAATTTTCCAAGatgtgaggtttgaaatgtccaCTTCTATATGCATGGAGGAGGATAATGTACACTTAAGATGGTTTATGAGCAGATGGAGAATTAATTTCTTATTCATCCAACCAGATATTATTGAGTGTACTTGGCTTGCACCTGCAAATGATAAAATAATAATCAATACTAATGGGTCAAAGTCTGATGATGCTGGGAGTTTTGGTGCCATTCTTAGAGATCATAATGCTGAAGTTCTGAGTGCTGCTAGTGGTGATAGTCCACCTATTTCTGTCTTGGCTCATGAAAGGCATGGAGTGGAACTGGGGTTGAAGATGGCTATAAAGTTTGATAAACTCAGAGTTCACATTGATGAgtactaa